The window GGCTGAACTCAAAAGTAGGGctttatggtggcaaaggcacgTCTCTACAATCAGGCTGGATTGTctgatgtgtgaataaagctgcttagagagggaaaaaaaaaagtagggctTGGGTGGGCAATAACGCTCAGCAAACATTccaggcccccccaccccccgccggcTCCACCATGTCTCCAGCCCCTCCTGTCAGGCAGAGCCAATAAGCCATGAGCAGATGTGACCTCGTGCCCCCTCCAGGCTGACGTGCCAGTACCTCTGGGGCACATGGTGGGGCCTCACAAACCTGGGGCCCTGAGGGGTGACGTCAAGCAAAGGTCCCAAGACCCCGGACAGACACATCATGTGAGCGAATCAGCAACAAATAAGCCTTTACGTTACACCACTGAGATGTGGGGGGTTAATTTGTTACGCAGCCTAAGCTCACCTAGGTTAGACCTTCCTAATACATCAAGTCTGAACCGTGGGAAGACCAAGGCCTTTGCAACCCTCTAGGTAGGAGCCACAGGAGACGGCAGCCTCAGTCCCACCCCTCTAAGCTGAGAATCCTTAGAGGAAGCTCCAACCTCCCCTTGATTCCATTTTTGTCCTataaaaaaacaggaatttcAGATTGCTCAGCCCAATACAAACCGGGGATGGGAAGAGGCCAGAGCGCTGCTTACGACCCAGGACAGGAGGTCTGGGCTCTCTTCCAACCTTGCCCCCAGCTCAACGACcagtcctcagtttccccatctgtcccTGCTGAGGCTATGGATTGCCCACAGCTTCTAGGCCCAGGCCAGAGAGGGGCATGCAGGAGCCACTCAGCCCAGGAACTTCAAAAAAGCCCCTCTACCAAGGGACCCAGCTCCAAGGACCAAGAAGGGTTAGAGCTCACTCACCTCCCTGCATCCAGAACTTCACCCTCATCCACAGTGTCCCCGAGCCCCTCCCTGggatgggatggctttttaaccCTAACCTTGACCCTGGCCTGTCTCAAGATTTCAAGGGCCCCGtggcccccacccccatgctggTGGGGAGCATCTACCCAGAGGCAGGAGCGATCGCAAGAGCACCACCTCCCCAGGTCGGGGAGGGCAGCCTTCAGAGGCCACTCTCTTCTGGGCACACGGGACAGGCCACACTCACAGGGATCTGGAGCCGCAGAGACCTGGGAGCTTTATTCACACTCGTCACCGGAACTCCCCAACCCACGCTCCCCCCCCCCGGGGCCCCCCtttccaggagggcagggcctAGGTCCACCTCCTGCTGCCACTGGGGAGCAGCTCCCCTCCCGTGGGCTCCCCCTGCTCAGAGGGGAGCGGACAGAGCGGCCGCAGGGGCGCCGGCGTCCCCCAAGTGGTCATTTCTCAGGGCTTCGGCCAGACGGGGCTCGGGGGCAGGGCCCGTGGCGGCAGGACCTGGATGGGGAATGGGGAGGCGGGTGTCAGACCCCAGGTCGCCCCCCATTCCAGTCTCAGCCCCTCATCCCTCCTGGATCTCAGAACCAGGGTGACCTTCCGGGGGCAGCTGGGGCTGGGGACGGCAGGCAGGGAGCACTGGGAGCCTCAAGGAATGGCTGGACAATGCATCCTGGCTTGGACTCGCCACCCCAATCCTGCCCACGAGGGGACTCTACGGAGCCCGGGCCTGTCCCTCCCTGTGACACCGCGGGCAGCGACATGGCCCACCCCATACCAGGCGGGAAGGGCTGGTGGCTGCAAGCTTGCGGTGCTGGGCCTCGGAGGGGACAGAGGACCAGAGGTCCAGGCTCTTGGGGGCTGAGGCTTTTTCCGACTTGGGAGGGATGACGTCCCAGCCCAGCAGGCAGTGCTGTGGGGAGCAAGGGGTTAACAACACCAGGGCAGGTCAGCGGCTGTCTTGGCTCTCCAGGGAGGGGCTGTGCTGTCCACCCTGGACTGGAGCATCCCCAGGATGGGGCTGTGTCCGCCAGCAGGCTGGGGGGGTCCCCCTGAGCAGACACGCCTCCTCCCTCTGACTCGTAGCTCTCCCAGGGAAGAGCCGCCTCCCCTCTCAGCCTGAGTCCCCCCAGGCCAGGAGCCTGGCGTCCACCCAGTGGATCACCCCAGCAGGCCACCCCTTTCCTGACCCAGCCACCCCGGGGGCCCCGAGACCTGAGGGGGGAGGGAGGACATTCACTGAGCAGCATCCCACCTTGAGGTGGGCTTTGCCCCAGGGCCTAACAGGCGTTCCTTCACTCGACAGCCCCACCCCAACACCCCattacacccattttacagatggacaAACTGACCTTCCTCTGTATCCCCCTACCCACCCTGGGCCTCCCAACTTGCGGGTCCGCTGCCCCCCGGGGACCAGCACCGGCGGGGGAGGGAGGAGGCCCAGCCTGAACTCTGCAGACCCAGAGCCCACCCTACCAGGACCTCAGGACCCAGCGGGGGCCCCGGCTCAGCCCCCCAAGCCCGGCGCCCTAAGGCTGCTCACCCGGGGTAGGGCCAGCGTGTCCGAGGCGTCGAAGCTCTTCCGCCGGTGGAAGCGATAGCGGTGTGGGGGATCCAGGACTGACAGTGGGACGGTCACCCTGGCGGGGGGCAGTGGGGCTGTCAGTGCAGGCTGCAGCCCCGGGCCCTGTCTTTCCCCTCAAGAGACAGGacactggggtgggggcagcagacTCGCCCGGGCTCAGATTTTGCCCCACCTGTGGCTGCTCCTCCCCgcctcccccagccctgcccagcgcCCCACCTGCTCTGGCCACTCACCTGACCTGTGCCGGCCCCACCAGGGTCTTAGGGTCCCTGTGGCCCCGCGGTGTCCTGCACAGGCGGCAGGGGGTGCCGGGGTCCGCGGGCACGAGAAACAGGCGCCGGTTGACGCGGTAACAGTACACACCTGTGCGGCCCGCAAGACGCAGCGCcctgagccagaacccagagcccaGGGCCCCGCGGTCCCCACCACACCCCACGGCCACACTTATAGGgtgcatgcgcacacacacatacacacacacacaggtgtcCATGTAAAGACACCAGCACGCACTGATACacccatgtgcacacacatgctcaTACAAACCCCAGGCACATACAGCACCGTCACATGAACAAACATCACGTACAACCATGAAGCGTGTTCTTATATAGTTACATTCACGGACACACCTGCACACTCATAACAGGCACACACACGTGCATTCACACCTTTCTGCACACCTGTATGCACACACGTGCCCACTGCCGGCACAGAGGCGCTcctgtgactgtgtgtgtgtcaCAGCTACACACACAGGTGACATGtgcaggggggagggggaagggaaccAGGGGCAGGACTGGCAGGGAGAAATGAGGGGTCATGTTGGTGACAGACTGTTGGGTAAGTAAAGTCCTGGCCCCTGTCAcccaacccctccctctcagGGCCCCAGCCAGCTGCTGGGGAGAAGCAGGAGTGGGGCACACAGAGCAGGCCCTGATCCCCACCAGGCCAGGCCTAGCTGGCACCCCCACTCCAGGCCTGGCTCCCCACCCTGGCCAAACCCCAGGCCTCCCTTGTTGAGTCCCCAGCTCCCTGGCAGCCTCCTAGGTTCCCAGATGCTCAAGTGGGGGTGCTTTGAGAAAAGGGGGGTGTGGAGATCTGGGGGTGAGCTACACTCACATTCGTGATCTTCCTCCAGGCCCCCGTTCTCCTGCAGGTCAGCGAGCTGtggtctggggggtggggtggggggcaacaGGGTAAGCAGGCTGGGGTGACAGAGTCTCCAAGCCGCCCTCGCCCACCCCCGGCCCAGGCCTGCTCACTCGGGGTCTCTGGAGATACACTCCTCTCTGTTGGCTTCCCGAAACTCCTGCAGCTTTGAGAAGAAGGCCTCGGACTTGCTGCTGAGGTGAGAGCTACTGTCCAGGGACCCTGGAGTGGGCACAGCACCAGGTCCATGAGGGGCAGCAGGGGCTGGGAGGGCTGGGGCTTGGCCACTGCTCCAGGTGTAGGCGCCCACCAGGCCTCACAGAGAGACCTCCAATCACTGTGACAGCCCCTATCTGCCCACCCCAACTCATATTCCATCGTCCATTCAGACAATACTTCTAGAGCCCCTTCTACTTGCCAGACACTGTTTCATGTGCTGGGGAAACAGCAGCGAGCTAACAGACTAAGTCCCTGCCCTCAGAAGCTTATGTTCTAACATGGAGGAGAGAGATGAACTAGTCAGCAAAGAAATCTGTGTGACAACAGCAAATGATAAGACCCTCTGGCAAGTGAAAGAGGGCAGGACACAAAAAGCGGGGTCGTGGGACAGGGGCGGTCAGGGGTGGCCTCTGGGAAGGTGAAGCCTGATGAAGGAAGGGAGGGGCCACATGGACACCCCTGGAAGGACACCGGCAGATGGTCAGAAGAGTGAGTGCAAAGGCCTGGGGGCAGGCAGTGCTCGGTATGTTGGAGGAACAGCAAGAAGGCGGAAGTGGCTGGAAGAGAGCTAGGGGTGAAGAGAGGAAACGAGGTTGGGGCACCCCTGGAGAGTCTTGAGCCAAGGAACCACATGATCCGACAGGAATTATTTCACAGGATTCCTCCAGGAGCAAAAACATCAGTTAGGAGGCCACTGATGGCATGTGATGAGACAAACTAGTCAGATTCTAAGAAATATTCTAACGCAGGACTGAGATCTAGTAATGGGCTGGATGAGGCATGCATGAAAGGCAAGGAACCAAGGTCAATTCCAAGGCTACGGCTGGACCTATCTGGAACATGGAATGGCCACTTACAGAGACAACAGAGACGACGGGAGGAGCAGGTACCTGGAAATCAGGACTGTGACTTTGGACATGAGATTAATAGGAGACACCTAATGGGTAATTAGAGGAGACAGCCAGACACACAAGCCTGGAATTCCGAAGGGAGGCGCCGGCAGGGGAAGGAATGGGGACGTGCAGTCAGCCGCCTTGGCCCTGGCGGGAGCTCCAAGAGACAACAGGCAGAGATGAGTCAGGCTGACCTTGGGCCCCCTGGTGGGAGGTCAGGCCAAGGAATGAGATGAAGCAGAAGAGACTAGAAGCAGCACCCAGCAAGGTGGGGGAGAAAAAGGGACCTGTCTGGCCTGGAAGTCAAGGAAGGAGTGTCAGGGAGGAGGAGAGGCCCCTGGGCCCCATGCGGCTCAAGGGCCAAGGCAGGTGCCGGCTGCAAACCGAGCGTGGGAAGGTCAAGGGCAGTGGGCCAGCCCGTGCCAGCGGTGAGGCCGGCTTTAAGAAAAATGGGGGAGAGAAACTGGGGACAGCGGGTCTAGGCAGCCCCTTTTGAGCAATTCCAttaggaagaaaagcagaagaaataggCGGTAACTAgaagcaaagggaaagagaggaatttCCCATCAGGGTGGGAAACAACAGGTTGCAGCTGTTGTGACTCTGGTTAGATGTGACTTTGGTTAAGTTTGGGGCCTCTGAGCCTCAGGCCTCCCGTCTGTCAATGGGGATGATGGTCTACCCAGCAGGTTACTGTGGAGAGCAAATGAGTTAAGGGGAGTGGAGGAAAAGCAACCTCCTAAAACAATGCCCTGCCAGGAGGAAGCACTGGATAAAATCAGTTCCAATCAATATTCCAGCATGTTCCTCTGCCCATGAGATGCACCAGAGGAGGGGGGCGGAAGGCTGCTGCAGGAGAGAGAGAATTACAGGAAGCAAATCCTTCAGGGGCCAGGAGGGGACGAGATCAGGACACAAGTGCAGGGACAGACCTCAGAGGAGAGCGGCCAGTTCATTTCGGGAAAGGTAGGTGGGTGGAATGGGGGATGCAGggcaggcagggggcaggggccacCGTTTGGccagaaacaggaagcaaggcTGTGAGGAGGTCCTGGAGGGCAGGGCCTGCAGAGTACCCAGCTCACCTCCTCTTAGGCAATGACTCAaccgctctgtgcctcagtttcccctatcCTAGAACAAGGAGCCACACAGCACCAAACCCGTAGGGCCGTTCGCTTGTTCATTCGACACGTGTTTCTCGAGGGGCCTACTGCGTGCCAGGCTCAGGGACGTGGCAACGAAAGACAACCAGGCCACCGTGCTAAGGAACTTGTTCTATGAGAGCTGGACACGAAGCAAGCACATAAGACAAGTCCTGAGGatgacaggaaaaaaatcaaactagATGATATAACTGGCACTAGATGAGATAACATGGCAGGAGTGGCCCTACATCGAGTTTGGGAAAGGCCTGTCATCCGAGCTGAGCTCTGAATGACGGACAGACACCAAATGGGACCCTGGGGAGGTGCCTCCCAGGTGAGGGCACAGCAAAGCGCAGAGCCCCCAAGGGGACCACGAGCTCAGCCGCTTCAAGGACCAGCCAGGAGTCCATAGGCAAGCAGCGCAAGGCCACCCACGGGGCAGGTGGGGGCCAGATGACACACTTACGTCTAGATGAGGATTTTGGATTTTAGGCTAAGTGCTGGGGAAAGGCCGTGGGGAGAGTGTTGAAAGGACATGATGTGATGCACATGTGCTAAATTGTGCTGCAGCTGCTGTGTTTAAACCAGATAGTAACCAGGGCAAAAGAGGCCAGAGGGAGAGCAGCCAGGAGAATCCTGAGGTTGCTCAGAGGGGTGGTAAGATGTGAAGAGGTGATACATGGACAGACCTTTGCAGATGCCAGCCCATAACAGGTGCCCAAACGAGGCAGCTCTGACTCATTCACCCAACTAACGCTCAGTAATACCACCTTTGTGTGTGCCACTGCGCCAGGGGCTGCGAACAGACCCGATTCAGAAGCAGCAGCGTGTAGGGACTCAGGCAGGGTCACAGCCAGCCAGGGCTCCCGTCCCCCACTCCCAGGAGGGCCCAGGGCAGCCCATACCTGCAGTCCAGTCGGAGCCCAGGCACCAGCTGCTCTCGGACTCTGCAGACTCCTTGTGGAAGGTCACTCTGGGCTGAGGAGGGAGGCGGAGGGAGGTAAGGGCTAGGCCAGCAGGTCAACCCAGAGGAGGCCCCGCCttgggggaaggagaggggctATGTCTTCACTTACACCCTGACATGGGCCCTGGGGCTCAGGAGCTGGAAGATAAAGTttgccccctccccctcaccatgGGTGACTTTGAACGAGACGGGGCTCTGCGCCTCAGTcttcccatctgtaaaacagagctCAAATCAGCTTCCTCCCAAAGTGCTGTCTGAGAAACTAACGGCCACCACTTATCAAGCACTTAAACTGAGCAAGACACAACTCGTGGCATCTCCAGGAAGCCTATCACCCTACAAGGAAGGCTGCCCACGAGTATATTTgtcagatggagaaactgaggctcaaggaagCACCCATCAATGGATGTCTTGTCACATCAATTACCTTGGAGAGCTTGCTTTGTCGAGGCCCAGGCAGGGACCCCTGGGCTGGGGCCTTGCGGGGCCCCTGTCTGTCCGGCCCTGTTGAAAGCTCTGGGCCATTCAAGTCTGACGTAACAGGGGCTGAGTGGGGCCTCAGTGGGACCAAGTACTCCTGGGGTTGGCACTTGGGGGGTGCAATAGAGACCATTCTGGAGCTGGCCCTGCCAGGCCAGGCCGCCTCACAGGGATCTTCTCGGTGGGCAGCCGGTGGGACCTGCACGTGGCACTTGCGCGGTGGGCAGGAGGGGCCTGGGGCTGCGGAGGAAGTGTCTTGGGATGCCAGGGTCTCTGCGCTGGGGCAGCCGCTGCAGTCTAGGTTGGACTGGAGGAAAGGGGCCGGGTCACCTACCCAGATGGCCTCGCTGGGCACAAAAGCCAAGGTCCTCACCCCTGCTTCAGCCCCAGCAGTGTCCAGGCCagccaccccttcccctcccctctctggACAAGGAGACCTGGATTCTGAT of the Tamandua tetradactyla isolate mTamTet1 chromosome 2, mTamTet1.pri, whole genome shotgun sequence genome contains:
- the MIIP gene encoding migration and invasion-inhibitory protein isoform X1, translating into MRGPAHARAHRVICCGGRRCPGFRVVSAGPAGPGNEEIEELGLEPALRVPCGKLDDIWKMLEAEDTVQLRQLNLELLRQLWVGQDAVRQAVAEAAFESNLDCSGCPSAETLASQDTSSAAPGPSCPPRKCHVQVPPAAHREDPCEAAWPGRASSRMVSIAPPKCQPQEYLVPLRPHSAPVTSDLNGPELSTGPDRQGPRKAPAQGSLPGPRQSKLSKPRVTFHKESAESESSWCLGSDWTAGSLDSSSHLSSKSEAFFSKLQEFREANREECISRDPEPQLADLQENGGLEEDHECVYCYRVNRRLFLVPADPGTPCRLCRTPRGHRDPKTLVGPAQVRVTVPLSVLDPPHRYRFHRRKSFDASDTLALPRHCLLGWDVIPPKSEKASAPKSLDLWSSVPSEAQHRKLAATSPSRLVLPPRALPPSPVWPKP
- the MIIP gene encoding migration and invasion-inhibitory protein isoform X2, encoding MRGPAHARAHRVICCGGRRCPGFRVIEELGLEPALRVPCGKLDDIWKMLEAEDTVQLRQLNLELLRQLWVGQDAVRQAVAEAAFESNLDCSGCPSAETLASQDTSSAAPGPSCPPRKCHVQVPPAAHREDPCEAAWPGRASSRMVSIAPPKCQPQEYLVPLRPHSAPVTSDLNGPELSTGPDRQGPRKAPAQGSLPGPRQSKLSKPRVTFHKESAESESSWCLGSDWTAGSLDSSSHLSSKSEAFFSKLQEFREANREECISRDPEPQLADLQENGGLEEDHECVYCYRVNRRLFLVPADPGTPCRLCRTPRGHRDPKTLVGPAQVRVTVPLSVLDPPHRYRFHRRKSFDASDTLALPRHCLLGWDVIPPKSEKASAPKSLDLWSSVPSEAQHRKLAATSPSRLVLPPRALPPSPVWPKP
- the MIIP gene encoding migration and invasion-inhibitory protein isoform X5 — its product is MRGPAHARAHRVICCGGRRCPGFRVVSAGPAGPGNEEIEELGLEPALRVPCGKLDDIWKMLEAEDTVQLRQLNLELLRQLWVGQDAVRQAVAEAAFEPRVTFHKESAESESSWCLGSDWTAGSLDSSSHLSSKSEAFFSKLQEFREANREECISRDPEPQLADLQENGGLEEDHECVYCYRVNRRLFLVPADPGTPCRLCRTPRGHRDPKTLVGPAQVRVTVPLSVLDPPHRYRFHRRKSFDASDTLALPRHCLLGWDVIPPKSEKASAPKSLDLWSSVPSEAQHRKLAATSPSRLVLPPRALPPSPVWPKP
- the MIIP gene encoding migration and invasion-inhibitory protein isoform X3, with the protein product MLEAEDTVQLRQLNLELLRQLWVGQDAVRQAVAEAAFESNLDCSGCPSAETLASQDTSSAAPGPSCPPRKCHVQVPPAAHREDPCEAAWPGRASSRMVSIAPPKCQPQEYLVPLRPHSAPVTSDLNGPELSTGPDRQGPRKAPAQGSLPGPRQSKLSKPRVTFHKESAESESSWCLGSDWTAGSLDSSSHLSSKSEAFFSKLQEFREANREECISRDPEPQLADLQENGGLEEDHECVYCYRVNRRLFLVPADPGTPCRLCRTPRGHRDPKTLVGPAQVRVTVPLSVLDPPHRYRFHRRKSFDASDTLALPRHCLLGWDVIPPKSEKASAPKSLDLWSSVPSEAQHRKLAATSPSRLVLPPRALPPSPVWPKP
- the MIIP gene encoding migration and invasion-inhibitory protein isoform X4, which gives rise to MRGPAHARAHRVICCGGRRCPGFRVVSAGPAGPGNEESNLDCSGCPSAETLASQDTSSAAPGPSCPPRKCHVQVPPAAHREDPCEAAWPGRASSRMVSIAPPKCQPQEYLVPLRPHSAPVTSDLNGPELSTGPDRQGPRKAPAQGSLPGPRQSKLSKPRVTFHKESAESESSWCLGSDWTAGSLDSSSHLSSKSEAFFSKLQEFREANREECISRDPEPQLADLQENGGLEEDHECVYCYRVNRRLFLVPADPGTPCRLCRTPRGHRDPKTLVGPAQVRVTVPLSVLDPPHRYRFHRRKSFDASDTLALPRHCLLGWDVIPPKSEKASAPKSLDLWSSVPSEAQHRKLAATSPSRLVLPPRALPPSPVWPKP